In the genome of Gallus gallus isolate bGalGal1 chromosome 21, bGalGal1.mat.broiler.GRCg7b, whole genome shotgun sequence, one region contains:
- the SZRD1 gene encoding SUZ domain-containing protein 1 isoform X3, which translates to MLGEEGSCEEKVAGWFLGCERTVLWLCARPAAGQHSFSFPLEKARGWEIDRRLEKKLKITQKESSRKSKSPPKVPIVIQDDSVPSGPPPQIRILKRPATNGVLSNPNSTTRPAFPVKSLAQREAEYAEARKRILGSASPEEEQEKPILDRPTRISQPEDIRQPNNVIRQPLGPDGSQGFKQRR; encoded by the exons ATGTTGGGAGAGGAGGGCAGCTGTGAGGAGAAGGTGGCCGGGTGGTTCCTGGGCTGTGAGCGCACGgtgctgtggctctgtgcaAGGCCTGCTGCTGGACAACACAGCTTCAGTTTCCCTTTGGAAAAAGCCAGAGGATGG GAAATAGACAGACGGTtggaaaagaagctgaagaTCACACAGAAGGAAAG cagtagAAAATCCAAATCTCCTCCTAAAGTGCCGATCGTGATTCAGGACGACAGCGTTCCTTCGGGTCCCCCCCCACAGATCCGCATCCTGAAGCGGCCGGCCACCAACGGCGTGCTCAGCAACCCCAACTCCACCACCAGACCGGCGTTCCCTGTGAAGTCCCTGGCACAGAGGGAGGCAGAGTACGCCGAGGCCAGGAAACGAATACTGGGCAGCGCCAGCCCCGAAGAGGAGCAGGAGAAACCCATTCTAGATAG gCCAACGAGGATCTCCCAGCCGGAGGACATCAGACAGCCCAATAATGTGATTAGGCAGCCCCTGGGCCCCGATGGTTCACAAGGCTTCAAACAACGCAGATAA
- the SZRD1 gene encoding SUZ domain-containing protein 1 isoform X4: protein MLGEEGSCEEKVAGWFLGCERTVLWLCARPAAGQHSFSFPLEKARGWEIDRRLEKKLKITQKESRKSKSPPKVPIVIQDDSVPSGPPPQIRILKRPATNGVLSNPNSTTRPAFPVKSLAQREAEYAEARKRILGSASPEEEQEKPILDRPTRISQPEDIRQPNNVIRQPLGPDGSQGFKQRR from the exons ATGTTGGGAGAGGAGGGCAGCTGTGAGGAGAAGGTGGCCGGGTGGTTCCTGGGCTGTGAGCGCACGgtgctgtggctctgtgcaAGGCCTGCTGCTGGACAACACAGCTTCAGTTTCCCTTTGGAAAAAGCCAGAGGATGG GAAATAGACAGACGGTtggaaaagaagctgaagaTCACACAGAAGGAAAG tagAAAATCCAAATCTCCTCCTAAAGTGCCGATCGTGATTCAGGACGACAGCGTTCCTTCGGGTCCCCCCCCACAGATCCGCATCCTGAAGCGGCCGGCCACCAACGGCGTGCTCAGCAACCCCAACTCCACCACCAGACCGGCGTTCCCTGTGAAGTCCCTGGCACAGAGGGAGGCAGAGTACGCCGAGGCCAGGAAACGAATACTGGGCAGCGCCAGCCCCGAAGAGGAGCAGGAGAAACCCATTCTAGATAG gCCAACGAGGATCTCCCAGCCGGAGGACATCAGACAGCCCAATAATGTGATTAGGCAGCCCCTGGGCCCCGATGGTTCACAAGGCTTCAAACAACGCAGATAA
- the SZRD1 gene encoding SUZ domain-containing protein 1 isoform X12, protein MGDGIEMTPCNYRIWPSEEIDRRLEKKLKITQKESSRKSKSPPKVPIVIQDDSVPSGPPPQIRILKRPATNGVLSNPNSTTRPAFPVKSLAQREAEYAEARKRILGSASPEEEQEKPILDRPTRISQPEDIRQPNNVIRQPLGPDGSQGFKQRR, encoded by the exons ATGG GTGATGGGATTGAAATGACACCTTGCAATTACAGGATCTGGCCATCTGAG GAAATAGACAGACGGTtggaaaagaagctgaagaTCACACAGAAGGAAAG cagtagAAAATCCAAATCTCCTCCTAAAGTGCCGATCGTGATTCAGGACGACAGCGTTCCTTCGGGTCCCCCCCCACAGATCCGCATCCTGAAGCGGCCGGCCACCAACGGCGTGCTCAGCAACCCCAACTCCACCACCAGACCGGCGTTCCCTGTGAAGTCCCTGGCACAGAGGGAGGCAGAGTACGCCGAGGCCAGGAAACGAATACTGGGCAGCGCCAGCCCCGAAGAGGAGCAGGAGAAACCCATTCTAGATAG gCCAACGAGGATCTCCCAGCCGGAGGACATCAGACAGCCCAATAATGTGATTAGGCAGCCCCTGGGCCCCGATGGTTCACAAGGCTTCAAACAACGCAGATAA
- the SZRD1 gene encoding SUZ domain-containing protein 1 isoform X6, producing MRGPWAGGGGGGGELKWKMRRWPRAGRRRPTAGFLCHQNYPALASSRSSLFGDGIEMTPCNYRIWPSEEIDRRLEKKLKITQKESSRKSKSPPKVPIVIQDDSVPSGPPPQIRILKRPATNGVLSNPNSTTRPAFPVKSLAQREAEYAEARKRILGSASPEEEQEKPILDRPTRISQPEDIRQPNNVIRQPLGPDGSQGFKQRR from the exons ATGCGCGGGCCGTGggctggcggcggcggcggcggaggggaATTAAAATGGAAGATGAGGAGGTGGCCGAGAGCTGGGAGGAGGCGGCCGACAGCGGG TTTTCTGTGTCATCAGAATTACCCAGCGCTTGCCAGCTCAAGGAGCAGCTTGTTTG GTGATGGGATTGAAATGACACCTTGCAATTACAGGATCTGGCCATCTGAG GAAATAGACAGACGGTtggaaaagaagctgaagaTCACACAGAAGGAAAG cagtagAAAATCCAAATCTCCTCCTAAAGTGCCGATCGTGATTCAGGACGACAGCGTTCCTTCGGGTCCCCCCCCACAGATCCGCATCCTGAAGCGGCCGGCCACCAACGGCGTGCTCAGCAACCCCAACTCCACCACCAGACCGGCGTTCCCTGTGAAGTCCCTGGCACAGAGGGAGGCAGAGTACGCCGAGGCCAGGAAACGAATACTGGGCAGCGCCAGCCCCGAAGAGGAGCAGGAGAAACCCATTCTAGATAG gCCAACGAGGATCTCCCAGCCGGAGGACATCAGACAGCCCAATAATGTGATTAGGCAGCCCCTGGGCCCCGATGGTTCACAAGGCTTCAAACAACGCAGATAA
- the SZRD1 gene encoding SUZ domain-containing protein 1 isoform X7: MRGPWAGGGGGGGELKWKMRRWPRAGRRRPTAGFLCHQNYPALASSRSSLFGDGIEMTPCNYRIWPSEEIDRRLEKKLKITQKESRKSKSPPKVPIVIQDDSVPSGPPPQIRILKRPATNGVLSNPNSTTRPAFPVKSLAQREAEYAEARKRILGSASPEEEQEKPILDRPTRISQPEDIRQPNNVIRQPLGPDGSQGFKQRR; encoded by the exons ATGCGCGGGCCGTGggctggcggcggcggcggcggaggggaATTAAAATGGAAGATGAGGAGGTGGCCGAGAGCTGGGAGGAGGCGGCCGACAGCGGG TTTTCTGTGTCATCAGAATTACCCAGCGCTTGCCAGCTCAAGGAGCAGCTTGTTTG GTGATGGGATTGAAATGACACCTTGCAATTACAGGATCTGGCCATCTGAG GAAATAGACAGACGGTtggaaaagaagctgaagaTCACACAGAAGGAAAG tagAAAATCCAAATCTCCTCCTAAAGTGCCGATCGTGATTCAGGACGACAGCGTTCCTTCGGGTCCCCCCCCACAGATCCGCATCCTGAAGCGGCCGGCCACCAACGGCGTGCTCAGCAACCCCAACTCCACCACCAGACCGGCGTTCCCTGTGAAGTCCCTGGCACAGAGGGAGGCAGAGTACGCCGAGGCCAGGAAACGAATACTGGGCAGCGCCAGCCCCGAAGAGGAGCAGGAGAAACCCATTCTAGATAG gCCAACGAGGATCTCCCAGCCGGAGGACATCAGACAGCCCAATAATGTGATTAGGCAGCCCCTGGGCCCCGATGGTTCACAAGGCTTCAAACAACGCAGATAA
- the SZRD1 gene encoding SUZ domain-containing protein 1 isoform X1 — translation MEDEEVAESWEEAADSGLGVAAFQIVWRSSAGDCLRGDGIEMTPCNYRIWPSEEIDRRLEKKLKITQKESSRKSKSPPKVPIVIQDDSVPSGPPPQIRILKRPATNGVLSNPNSTTRPAFPVKSLAQREAEYAEARKRILGSASPEEEQEKPILDRPTRISQPEDIRQPNNVIRQPLGPDGSQGFKQRR, via the exons ATGGAAGATGAGGAGGTGGCCGAGAGCTGGGAGGAGGCGGCCGACAGCGGG CTTGGAGTTGCTGCCTTTCAGATCGTTTGGAGATCTTCTGCAGGCGACTGTCTGAGGG GTGATGGGATTGAAATGACACCTTGCAATTACAGGATCTGGCCATCTGAG GAAATAGACAGACGGTtggaaaagaagctgaagaTCACACAGAAGGAAAG cagtagAAAATCCAAATCTCCTCCTAAAGTGCCGATCGTGATTCAGGACGACAGCGTTCCTTCGGGTCCCCCCCCACAGATCCGCATCCTGAAGCGGCCGGCCACCAACGGCGTGCTCAGCAACCCCAACTCCACCACCAGACCGGCGTTCCCTGTGAAGTCCCTGGCACAGAGGGAGGCAGAGTACGCCGAGGCCAGGAAACGAATACTGGGCAGCGCCAGCCCCGAAGAGGAGCAGGAGAAACCCATTCTAGATAG gCCAACGAGGATCTCCCAGCCGGAGGACATCAGACAGCCCAATAATGTGATTAGGCAGCCCCTGGGCCCCGATGGTTCACAAGGCTTCAAACAACGCAGATAA
- the SZRD1 gene encoding SUZ domain-containing protein 1 isoform X2, with translation MEDEEVAESWEEAADSGLGVAAFQIVWRSSAGDCLRGDGIEMTPCNYRIWPSEEIDRRLEKKLKITQKESRKSKSPPKVPIVIQDDSVPSGPPPQIRILKRPATNGVLSNPNSTTRPAFPVKSLAQREAEYAEARKRILGSASPEEEQEKPILDRPTRISQPEDIRQPNNVIRQPLGPDGSQGFKQRR, from the exons ATGGAAGATGAGGAGGTGGCCGAGAGCTGGGAGGAGGCGGCCGACAGCGGG CTTGGAGTTGCTGCCTTTCAGATCGTTTGGAGATCTTCTGCAGGCGACTGTCTGAGGG GTGATGGGATTGAAATGACACCTTGCAATTACAGGATCTGGCCATCTGAG GAAATAGACAGACGGTtggaaaagaagctgaagaTCACACAGAAGGAAAG tagAAAATCCAAATCTCCTCCTAAAGTGCCGATCGTGATTCAGGACGACAGCGTTCCTTCGGGTCCCCCCCCACAGATCCGCATCCTGAAGCGGCCGGCCACCAACGGCGTGCTCAGCAACCCCAACTCCACCACCAGACCGGCGTTCCCTGTGAAGTCCCTGGCACAGAGGGAGGCAGAGTACGCCGAGGCCAGGAAACGAATACTGGGCAGCGCCAGCCCCGAAGAGGAGCAGGAGAAACCCATTCTAGATAG gCCAACGAGGATCTCCCAGCCGGAGGACATCAGACAGCCCAATAATGTGATTAGGCAGCCCCTGGGCCCCGATGGTTCACAAGGCTTCAAACAACGCAGATAA
- the SZRD1 gene encoding SUZ domain-containing protein 1 isoform X5, producing the protein MEDEEVAESWEEAADSGEIDRRLEKKLKITQKESSRKSKSPPKVPIVIQDDSVPSGPPPQIRILKRPATNGVLSNPNSTTRPAFPVKSLAQREAEYAEARKRILGSASPEEEQEKPILDRPTRISQPEDIRQPNNVIRQPLGPDGSQGFKQRR; encoded by the exons ATGGAAGATGAGGAGGTGGCCGAGAGCTGGGAGGAGGCGGCCGACAGCGGG GAAATAGACAGACGGTtggaaaagaagctgaagaTCACACAGAAGGAAAG cagtagAAAATCCAAATCTCCTCCTAAAGTGCCGATCGTGATTCAGGACGACAGCGTTCCTTCGGGTCCCCCCCCACAGATCCGCATCCTGAAGCGGCCGGCCACCAACGGCGTGCTCAGCAACCCCAACTCCACCACCAGACCGGCGTTCCCTGTGAAGTCCCTGGCACAGAGGGAGGCAGAGTACGCCGAGGCCAGGAAACGAATACTGGGCAGCGCCAGCCCCGAAGAGGAGCAGGAGAAACCCATTCTAGATAG gCCAACGAGGATCTCCCAGCCGGAGGACATCAGACAGCCCAATAATGTGATTAGGCAGCCCCTGGGCCCCGATGGTTCACAAGGCTTCAAACAACGCAGATAA
- the SZRD1 gene encoding SUZ domain-containing protein 1 codes for MEDEEVAESWEEAADSGEIDRRLEKKLKITQKESRKSKSPPKVPIVIQDDSVPSGPPPQIRILKRPATNGVLSNPNSTTRPAFPVKSLAQREAEYAEARKRILGSASPEEEQEKPILDRPTRISQPEDIRQPNNVIRQPLGPDGSQGFKQRR; via the exons ATGGAAGATGAGGAGGTGGCCGAGAGCTGGGAGGAGGCGGCCGACAGCGGG GAAATAGACAGACGGTtggaaaagaagctgaagaTCACACAGAAGGAAAG tagAAAATCCAAATCTCCTCCTAAAGTGCCGATCGTGATTCAGGACGACAGCGTTCCTTCGGGTCCCCCCCCACAGATCCGCATCCTGAAGCGGCCGGCCACCAACGGCGTGCTCAGCAACCCCAACTCCACCACCAGACCGGCGTTCCCTGTGAAGTCCCTGGCACAGAGGGAGGCAGAGTACGCCGAGGCCAGGAAACGAATACTGGGCAGCGCCAGCCCCGAAGAGGAGCAGGAGAAACCCATTCTAGATAG gCCAACGAGGATCTCCCAGCCGGAGGACATCAGACAGCCCAATAATGTGATTAGGCAGCCCCTGGGCCCCGATGGTTCACAAGGCTTCAAACAACGCAGATAA
- the SZRD1 gene encoding SUZ domain-containing protein 1 isoform X9, with protein sequence MSEKTVCSFLCHQNYPALASSRSSLFGDGIEMTPCNYRIWPSEEIDRRLEKKLKITQKESSRKSKSPPKVPIVIQDDSVPSGPPPQIRILKRPATNGVLSNPNSTTRPAFPVKSLAQREAEYAEARKRILGSASPEEEQEKPILDRPTRISQPEDIRQPNNVIRQPLGPDGSQGFKQRR encoded by the exons ATGAGTGAAAAAACTGTGTGCAG TTTTCTGTGTCATCAGAATTACCCAGCGCTTGCCAGCTCAAGGAGCAGCTTGTTTG GTGATGGGATTGAAATGACACCTTGCAATTACAGGATCTGGCCATCTGAG GAAATAGACAGACGGTtggaaaagaagctgaagaTCACACAGAAGGAAAG cagtagAAAATCCAAATCTCCTCCTAAAGTGCCGATCGTGATTCAGGACGACAGCGTTCCTTCGGGTCCCCCCCCACAGATCCGCATCCTGAAGCGGCCGGCCACCAACGGCGTGCTCAGCAACCCCAACTCCACCACCAGACCGGCGTTCCCTGTGAAGTCCCTGGCACAGAGGGAGGCAGAGTACGCCGAGGCCAGGAAACGAATACTGGGCAGCGCCAGCCCCGAAGAGGAGCAGGAGAAACCCATTCTAGATAG gCCAACGAGGATCTCCCAGCCGGAGGACATCAGACAGCCCAATAATGTGATTAGGCAGCCCCTGGGCCCCGATGGTTCACAAGGCTTCAAACAACGCAGATAA
- the SZRD1 gene encoding SUZ domain-containing protein 1 isoform X11, protein MLSAFGKLRSLISGSSELQWGLLGDGIEMTPCNYRIWPSEEIDRRLEKKLKITQKESRKSKSPPKVPIVIQDDSVPSGPPPQIRILKRPATNGVLSNPNSTTRPAFPVKSLAQREAEYAEARKRILGSASPEEEQEKPILDRPTRISQPEDIRQPNNVIRQPLGPDGSQGFKQRR, encoded by the exons ATGTTATCAGCTTTTGGGAAGCTGCGCTCTCTTATCAGTGGCAGTTCTGAGCTCCAGTGGGGCCTACTTG GTGATGGGATTGAAATGACACCTTGCAATTACAGGATCTGGCCATCTGAG GAAATAGACAGACGGTtggaaaagaagctgaagaTCACACAGAAGGAAAG tagAAAATCCAAATCTCCTCCTAAAGTGCCGATCGTGATTCAGGACGACAGCGTTCCTTCGGGTCCCCCCCCACAGATCCGCATCCTGAAGCGGCCGGCCACCAACGGCGTGCTCAGCAACCCCAACTCCACCACCAGACCGGCGTTCCCTGTGAAGTCCCTGGCACAGAGGGAGGCAGAGTACGCCGAGGCCAGGAAACGAATACTGGGCAGCGCCAGCCCCGAAGAGGAGCAGGAGAAACCCATTCTAGATAG gCCAACGAGGATCTCCCAGCCGGAGGACATCAGACAGCCCAATAATGTGATTAGGCAGCCCCTGGGCCCCGATGGTTCACAAGGCTTCAAACAACGCAGATAA
- the SZRD1 gene encoding SUZ domain-containing protein 1 isoform X8, producing the protein MLSAFGKLRSLISGSSELQWGLLAWSCCLSDRLEIFCRRLSEGIWPSEEIDRRLEKKLKITQKESSRKSKSPPKVPIVIQDDSVPSGPPPQIRILKRPATNGVLSNPNSTTRPAFPVKSLAQREAEYAEARKRILGSASPEEEQEKPILDRPTRISQPEDIRQPNNVIRQPLGPDGSQGFKQRR; encoded by the exons ATGTTATCAGCTTTTGGGAAGCTGCGCTCTCTTATCAGTGGCAGTTCTGAGCTCCAGTGGGGCCTACTTG CTTGGAGTTGCTGCCTTTCAGATCGTTTGGAGATCTTCTGCAGGCGACTGTCTGAGGG GATCTGGCCATCTGAG GAAATAGACAGACGGTtggaaaagaagctgaagaTCACACAGAAGGAAAG cagtagAAAATCCAAATCTCCTCCTAAAGTGCCGATCGTGATTCAGGACGACAGCGTTCCTTCGGGTCCCCCCCCACAGATCCGCATCCTGAAGCGGCCGGCCACCAACGGCGTGCTCAGCAACCCCAACTCCACCACCAGACCGGCGTTCCCTGTGAAGTCCCTGGCACAGAGGGAGGCAGAGTACGCCGAGGCCAGGAAACGAATACTGGGCAGCGCCAGCCCCGAAGAGGAGCAGGAGAAACCCATTCTAGATAG gCCAACGAGGATCTCCCAGCCGGAGGACATCAGACAGCCCAATAATGTGATTAGGCAGCCCCTGGGCCCCGATGGTTCACAAGGCTTCAAACAACGCAGATAA
- the SZRD1 gene encoding SUZ domain-containing protein 1 isoform X10, with the protein MLSAFGKLRSLISGSSELQWGLLGDGIEMTPCNYRIWPSEEIDRRLEKKLKITQKESSRKSKSPPKVPIVIQDDSVPSGPPPQIRILKRPATNGVLSNPNSTTRPAFPVKSLAQREAEYAEARKRILGSASPEEEQEKPILDRPTRISQPEDIRQPNNVIRQPLGPDGSQGFKQRR; encoded by the exons ATGTTATCAGCTTTTGGGAAGCTGCGCTCTCTTATCAGTGGCAGTTCTGAGCTCCAGTGGGGCCTACTTG GTGATGGGATTGAAATGACACCTTGCAATTACAGGATCTGGCCATCTGAG GAAATAGACAGACGGTtggaaaagaagctgaagaTCACACAGAAGGAAAG cagtagAAAATCCAAATCTCCTCCTAAAGTGCCGATCGTGATTCAGGACGACAGCGTTCCTTCGGGTCCCCCCCCACAGATCCGCATCCTGAAGCGGCCGGCCACCAACGGCGTGCTCAGCAACCCCAACTCCACCACCAGACCGGCGTTCCCTGTGAAGTCCCTGGCACAGAGGGAGGCAGAGTACGCCGAGGCCAGGAAACGAATACTGGGCAGCGCCAGCCCCGAAGAGGAGCAGGAGAAACCCATTCTAGATAG gCCAACGAGGATCTCCCAGCCGGAGGACATCAGACAGCCCAATAATGTGATTAGGCAGCCCCTGGGCCCCGATGGTTCACAAGGCTTCAAACAACGCAGATAA
- the SZRD1 gene encoding SUZ domain-containing protein 1 isoform X15, translating to MTPCNYRIWPSEEIDRRLEKKLKITQKESRKSKSPPKVPIVIQDDSVPSGPPPQIRILKRPATNGVLSNPNSTTRPAFPVKSLAQREAEYAEARKRILGSASPEEEQEKPILDRPTRISQPEDIRQPNNVIRQPLGPDGSQGFKQRR from the exons ATGACACCTTGCAATTACAGGATCTGGCCATCTGAG GAAATAGACAGACGGTtggaaaagaagctgaagaTCACACAGAAGGAAAG tagAAAATCCAAATCTCCTCCTAAAGTGCCGATCGTGATTCAGGACGACAGCGTTCCTTCGGGTCCCCCCCCACAGATCCGCATCCTGAAGCGGCCGGCCACCAACGGCGTGCTCAGCAACCCCAACTCCACCACCAGACCGGCGTTCCCTGTGAAGTCCCTGGCACAGAGGGAGGCAGAGTACGCCGAGGCCAGGAAACGAATACTGGGCAGCGCCAGCCCCGAAGAGGAGCAGGAGAAACCCATTCTAGATAG gCCAACGAGGATCTCCCAGCCGGAGGACATCAGACAGCCCAATAATGTGATTAGGCAGCCCCTGGGCCCCGATGGTTCACAAGGCTTCAAACAACGCAGATAA
- the SZRD1 gene encoding SUZ domain-containing protein 1 isoform X14, with product MTPCNYRIWPSEEIDRRLEKKLKITQKESSRKSKSPPKVPIVIQDDSVPSGPPPQIRILKRPATNGVLSNPNSTTRPAFPVKSLAQREAEYAEARKRILGSASPEEEQEKPILDRPTRISQPEDIRQPNNVIRQPLGPDGSQGFKQRR from the exons ATGACACCTTGCAATTACAGGATCTGGCCATCTGAG GAAATAGACAGACGGTtggaaaagaagctgaagaTCACACAGAAGGAAAG cagtagAAAATCCAAATCTCCTCCTAAAGTGCCGATCGTGATTCAGGACGACAGCGTTCCTTCGGGTCCCCCCCCACAGATCCGCATCCTGAAGCGGCCGGCCACCAACGGCGTGCTCAGCAACCCCAACTCCACCACCAGACCGGCGTTCCCTGTGAAGTCCCTGGCACAGAGGGAGGCAGAGTACGCCGAGGCCAGGAAACGAATACTGGGCAGCGCCAGCCCCGAAGAGGAGCAGGAGAAACCCATTCTAGATAG gCCAACGAGGATCTCCCAGCCGGAGGACATCAGACAGCCCAATAATGTGATTAGGCAGCCCCTGGGCCCCGATGGTTCACAAGGCTTCAAACAACGCAGATAA
- the SZRD1 gene encoding SUZ domain-containing protein 1 isoform X13, protein MNASQLPFHPALRLQPAEIDRRLEKKLKITQKESRKSKSPPKVPIVIQDDSVPSGPPPQIRILKRPATNGVLSNPNSTTRPAFPVKSLAQREAEYAEARKRILGSASPEEEQEKPILDRPTRISQPEDIRQPNNVIRQPLGPDGSQGFKQRR, encoded by the exons ATGAACGCCTCACAGCTGCCCTTCCACCCTGCTCTGCGACTCCAGCCTGCT GAAATAGACAGACGGTtggaaaagaagctgaagaTCACACAGAAGGAAAG tagAAAATCCAAATCTCCTCCTAAAGTGCCGATCGTGATTCAGGACGACAGCGTTCCTTCGGGTCCCCCCCCACAGATCCGCATCCTGAAGCGGCCGGCCACCAACGGCGTGCTCAGCAACCCCAACTCCACCACCAGACCGGCGTTCCCTGTGAAGTCCCTGGCACAGAGGGAGGCAGAGTACGCCGAGGCCAGGAAACGAATACTGGGCAGCGCCAGCCCCGAAGAGGAGCAGGAGAAACCCATTCTAGATAG gCCAACGAGGATCTCCCAGCCGGAGGACATCAGACAGCCCAATAATGTGATTAGGCAGCCCCTGGGCCCCGATGGTTCACAAGGCTTCAAACAACGCAGATAA
- the NECAP2 gene encoding adaptin ear-binding coat-associated protein 2 yields MEEDYEAVLCVKPAVHVYRVPPRASNRGYRAAEWQLDQPAWSGRLRITAKGKTAFIKLEDKTSGELFAQAPVEQFPGIAVESVTDSSRYFVLRIEDGNGRRAFIGVGFVDRGDAFDFNVALQDHFKWVRQQNELAKQSENPDQAPKLDLGFKEGQTIKLNIANMKKKEGATGNTRPRPAGPGGLSLLPPPPGGKSSMPTLPSGEQLPSSLSTPTRLPGTPITDSLLSWPQPTAAPSAPTTDVWGDFTKASGSDSNQTQANAGWVQF; encoded by the exons ATGGAGGAGGACTACGAGGCGGTGCTGTGCGTGAAGCCGGCCGTGCACGTCTACCGAGTGCCGCCGAGGGCCTCCAACCGCGGCTACAG AGCTGCGGAGTGGCAGCTTGACCAGCCAGCATGGAGCGGCAGGCTGCGCATCACCGCCAAGGGCAAGACTGCCTTCATCAAGCTGGAGGACAAGACCTCAG gagaGCTTTTTGCCCAGGCCCCCGTGGAGCAATTCCCTGGCATTGCTGTGGAGAGTGTGACAGACTCCAGCAGATATTTCGTCCTCCGGATCGAGGATGGCAACG GCCGCCGTGCTTTCATTGGAGTTGGATTTGTTGATCGAGGGGATGCTTTTGACTTCAATGTTGCTCTCCAGGACCATTTTAA GTGGGTGAGGCAACAGAACGAGCTGGCCAAGCAGTCTGAGAACCCTGACCAGGCACCCAAACTGGACCTGGGCTTCAAGGAGGGGCAGACCATCAAGCTTAACATTGCG aatatgaagaaaaaggaaggagcaACAGGGAACACCAGGCCACgtcctgcaggccctgggggCCTAAGCTTGCTCCCACCACCTCCGGGAGGAAAATCTTCCATGCCAACTCTTCcttctggagagcagctgcCATCTTCACTCTCCACACCCACCCGACTCCCTGGTACCCCCATCACAG aCTCCCTGCTGTCCTGGCCacagcccactgctgctccttctgcccCAACCACCGACGTCTGGGGTGACTTCACCAAAGCTTCAGG gTCAGATTCAAACCAGACGCAGGCAAATGCAGGCTGGGTGCAGTTCTGA